The Mercenaria mercenaria strain notata chromosome 10, MADL_Memer_1, whole genome shotgun sequence genome contains a region encoding:
- the LOC123560147 gene encoding CHRNA7-FAM7A fusion protein-like isoform X1, with protein MLHGYYLISSWVFTTDSLKLMHLSEAISMDRFEQNGEYDVIRSYTGINGYPLFDSSVENLVFGIELRRKYSYYLVNVVLPVFFMQLLGLVVFLVPTESGEKLTFALTLLLSLTVMMTLVAEKIPTTSLQIPTLSIYMLGGTVISSLELIMTVVILQFKHYDKEGNHVTRRMQSFATFLALLTCTKRNKIDSKLETSPKSANNCSLNIVEEITKEDTFEKDVLETKHSNKSDPTFPYAFTYEEIALMMDKCSLFLFTIVTLLFTLSMLVMIS; from the exons atgttacatggatattactta atttcaaGTTGGGTGTTCACAACTGATTCTCTGAAGTTGATGCATCTAAGTGAAGCAATTTCTATGGACCGTTTTGAACAGAATGGTGAATATGACGTCATACGGTCATACACAGGAATCAACGGTTATCCTCTATTTGATTCTTCTGTTGAAAACCTAGTTTTCGGCATAGAACTGAGACGGAAGTATTCCTACTACTTGGTGAATGTTGTGTTACCAGTATTTTTCATGCAACTACTTGGTTTAGTTGTATTTTTGGTTCCAACGGAATCTGGCGAAAAGCTAACGTTTGCTCTCACATTATTGCTCTCACTGACGGTGATGATGACGCTTGTGGCAGAGAAAATACCGACGACGTCGTTGCAGATACCTACACTGA gtaTCTATATGCTAGGCGGCACAGTTATTAGCAGTCTAGAACTTATAATGACAGTGGTCATTCTTCAATTCAAACATTATGACAAGGAAGGAAATCATGTGACCAGGCGAATGCAATCTTTTGCAACCTTTCTAGCATTGCTAACATGTACGAAGCGGAACAAAATCGATAG CAAATTGGAGACATCTCCAAAGTCGGCAAACAATTGTAGTTTAAATATAGTGGAAGAGATAACAAAAGAAGATACGTTTGAGAAAGATGTGCTAGAAACAAAACACTCCAATAAAAGTGATCCAACATTCCCATACGCATTCACGTACGAAGAAATCGCATTAATGATGGACAAATGTTCACTATTCTTATTTACTATTGTTACCTTACTGTTCACTTTGTCAATGCTTGTTATGATTTCATGA
- the LOC123560147 gene encoding CHRNA7-FAM7A fusion protein-like isoform X2 codes for MHLSEAISMDRFEQNGEYDVIRSYTGINGYPLFDSSVENLVFGIELRRKYSYYLVNVVLPVFFMQLLGLVVFLVPTESGEKLTFALTLLLSLTVMMTLVAEKIPTTSLQIPTLSIYMLGGTVISSLELIMTVVILQFKHYDKEGNHVTRRMQSFATFLALLTCTKRNKIDSKLETSPKSANNCSLNIVEEITKEDTFEKDVLETKHSNKSDPTFPYAFTYEEIALMMDKCSLFLFTIVTLLFTLSMLVMIS; via the exons ATGCATCTAAGTGAAGCAATTTCTATGGACCGTTTTGAACAGAATGGTGAATATGACGTCATACGGTCATACACAGGAATCAACGGTTATCCTCTATTTGATTCTTCTGTTGAAAACCTAGTTTTCGGCATAGAACTGAGACGGAAGTATTCCTACTACTTGGTGAATGTTGTGTTACCAGTATTTTTCATGCAACTACTTGGTTTAGTTGTATTTTTGGTTCCAACGGAATCTGGCGAAAAGCTAACGTTTGCTCTCACATTATTGCTCTCACTGACGGTGATGATGACGCTTGTGGCAGAGAAAATACCGACGACGTCGTTGCAGATACCTACACTGA gtaTCTATATGCTAGGCGGCACAGTTATTAGCAGTCTAGAACTTATAATGACAGTGGTCATTCTTCAATTCAAACATTATGACAAGGAAGGAAATCATGTGACCAGGCGAATGCAATCTTTTGCAACCTTTCTAGCATTGCTAACATGTACGAAGCGGAACAAAATCGATAG CAAATTGGAGACATCTCCAAAGTCGGCAAACAATTGTAGTTTAAATATAGTGGAAGAGATAACAAAAGAAGATACGTTTGAGAAAGATGTGCTAGAAACAAAACACTCCAATAAAAGTGATCCAACATTCCCATACGCATTCACGTACGAAGAAATCGCATTAATGATGGACAAATGTTCACTATTCTTATTTACTATTGTTACCTTACTGTTCACTTTGTCAATGCTTGTTATGATTTCATGA